One part of the Streptomyces ferrugineus genome encodes these proteins:
- a CDS encoding polynucleotide kinase-phosphatase encodes MTQAPNGRVLPVTDLSLVVLVGASGSGKSTFARRHFKPTEVISSDFCRGLVSDDENDQSATRDAFDVLHYIAGKRLAAGRRTVVDATSVQQESRRQLVELAKRHDVLPIAIVLDVPEEVCAERNAARTDRADMPRRVIQRHIRELRRSVRRLEREGFRKVHVLRGVEEVENATVVTEKRFNDLTHLTGPFDIVGDIHGCAAELESLLGKLGYVDGVHPDGRTAVFVGDLVDRGPDSPGVLRRVMSMVKSGHALCVPGNHENKYGRHLKGRKVQHTHGLAETIEQMETESEEFRAEVREFIDGLVSHYVLDGGRLVVCHAGLPEKYHGRTSGRVRSHALYGDTTGETDEFGLPVRYPWAEDYRGRAAVVYGHTPVPEATWLNNTICLDTGAVFGGKLTALRWPERELVDVPAEQVWYEPAKPLRSEAPGGHDGRPLDLADVHGRRVVETRHQGRVSIREENAAAALEVMSRFAVDPRLLPYLPPTMAPTATSHVDGYLEHPAEAFAQYAEDGVERVACEEKHMGSRAVALVCRDAEAARKRFGVDGPTGSLYTRTGRPFFDDESVTETILERVRAAATEAGLWTELETDWLLLDAELMPWSLKAAGLLRSQYAAVGAASGAAFPGALAALEGAAARGVDVSDLLARQRERASDAAAFTEAYRRYCWTTDGLDGVRLAPFQILAVQGRSLAALPHDEQLALLDRLVEHDGSGLLQTTRRLYVDTGDPESVRAGVDWWLEMTGRGGEGMVVKPLGAVVRTGEGRLVQPGIKCRGREYLRIIYGPEYTRPDNLARLRQRFLNHKRSLAVREYALGLEALDRLAEGEPLWRVHEAVFGVLALESEPVDPRL; translated from the coding sequence ATGACCCAGGCACCGAACGGGCGCGTCCTGCCCGTCACCGACCTCTCCCTCGTCGTCCTCGTCGGCGCCTCCGGCTCCGGCAAGTCCACCTTCGCCCGCCGGCACTTCAAGCCCACCGAGGTGATCTCCTCCGACTTCTGCCGCGGACTCGTCTCCGACGACGAGAACGACCAGAGCGCGACCCGGGACGCCTTCGACGTCCTGCACTACATCGCGGGCAAGCGACTGGCCGCCGGCCGCCGTACGGTCGTCGACGCCACCAGCGTGCAGCAGGAGTCCCGGCGGCAGCTCGTCGAACTGGCCAAGCGGCACGACGTGCTGCCGATAGCCATCGTGCTCGACGTCCCGGAGGAGGTGTGCGCCGAGCGCAACGCGGCCCGCACCGACCGGGCCGACATGCCGCGCCGGGTCATCCAGCGGCACATCCGCGAACTGCGCCGCTCGGTCCGGCGCCTGGAGCGCGAGGGCTTCCGCAAGGTGCACGTCCTGCGGGGTGTGGAGGAGGTCGAGAACGCCACCGTCGTCACCGAGAAGCGCTTCAACGACCTGACCCACCTCACCGGGCCGTTCGACATCGTCGGCGACATCCACGGCTGCGCCGCCGAACTGGAGTCGCTGCTGGGCAAGCTCGGCTATGTCGACGGCGTGCACCCGGACGGCCGTACCGCCGTCTTCGTCGGCGACCTCGTCGACCGCGGCCCGGACAGCCCGGGCGTGCTGCGGCGCGTGATGTCGATGGTGAAGTCGGGCCACGCGCTGTGCGTGCCGGGCAACCACGAGAACAAGTACGGGCGTCACCTCAAGGGCCGCAAGGTCCAGCACACGCACGGGCTCGCCGAGACCATCGAGCAGATGGAGACCGAGAGCGAGGAGTTCCGCGCGGAGGTACGGGAGTTCATCGACGGGCTGGTCAGCCACTACGTCCTCGACGGCGGCAGGCTGGTGGTCTGCCACGCCGGTCTGCCGGAGAAGTACCACGGCCGTACCTCGGGGCGGGTGCGCTCGCACGCGCTGTACGGCGACACCACCGGGGAGACCGACGAGTTCGGGCTGCCGGTGCGCTACCCGTGGGCGGAGGACTACCGGGGCCGGGCGGCCGTGGTGTACGGCCACACTCCGGTTCCGGAGGCCACCTGGCTGAACAACACCATCTGCCTGGACACCGGCGCCGTCTTCGGCGGCAAGCTGACCGCGCTGCGCTGGCCGGAGCGGGAGCTGGTCGACGTACCGGCCGAGCAGGTCTGGTACGAGCCGGCCAAGCCGCTGCGTTCCGAGGCGCCGGGCGGGCACGACGGGCGGCCGCTGGACCTGGCGGACGTGCACGGGCGCAGGGTCGTGGAGACCCGGCACCAGGGCCGCGTCTCGATCCGGGAGGAGAACGCGGCCGCGGCCCTGGAGGTCATGAGCCGCTTCGCCGTCGACCCGCGTCTGCTGCCGTACCTCCCGCCGACGATGGCGCCGACGGCCACGAGTCACGTCGATGGCTATCTGGAGCACCCGGCCGAGGCCTTCGCGCAGTACGCCGAGGACGGCGTCGAGCGGGTCGCGTGCGAGGAGAAGCACATGGGCTCGCGGGCGGTGGCGCTGGTGTGCCGGGACGCGGAGGCGGCGCGGAAGCGGTTCGGGGTGGACGGCCCGACCGGATCGCTCTACACCCGCACCGGGCGCCCGTTCTTCGACGACGAGTCGGTGACGGAGACGATCCTGGAGCGGGTCCGCGCGGCGGCGACCGAGGCCGGTCTGTGGACGGAGCTGGAGACCGACTGGCTGCTGCTCGACGCCGAGCTGATGCCGTGGTCGCTGAAGGCGGCGGGCCTGCTGCGCTCGCAGTACGCGGCGGTCGGCGCCGCCTCCGGGGCGGCGTTCCCGGGTGCGCTGGCCGCGCTGGAGGGCGCGGCGGCGCGTGGTGTCGACGTGTCGGACCTGCTGGCGCGCCAGCGCGAACGGGCGTCGGACGCGGCCGCGTTCACGGAGGCGTACCGGCGCTACTGCTGGACGACGGACGGCCTGGACGGCGTACGCCTGGCCCCGTTCCAGATCCTGGCGGTCCAGGGCCGCAGCCTCGCCGCGCTCCCGCACGACGAGCAGCTCGCGCTCCTCGACCGGCTGGTGGAGCACGACGGCAGCGGACTGCTGCAGACCACCCGACGGCTGTACGTCGACACCGGGGACCCGGAGTCGGTCCGGGCCGGCGTCGACTGGTGGCTGGAGATGACGGGCCGCGGCGGCGAGGGCATGGTCGTCAAGCCGCTGGGCGCGGTGGTGCGCACCGGCGAGGGCCGTCTGGTGCAGCCCGGCATCAAGTGCCGGGGCCGCGAGTACCTGCGGATCATCTACGGTCCGGAGTACACGCGCCCGGACAACCTGGCCCGCCTCCGGCAGCGGTTCCTCAACCACAAGCGGTCGCTCGCCGTCCGCGAGTACGCGCTGGGTCTGGAGGCCCTGGACCGGCTGGCGGAGGGCGAGCCGCTGTGGCGGGTGCACGAGGCGGTGTTCGGGGTGCTGGCGCTGGAGTCGGAGCCGGTGGACCCGCGGCTGTGA